In Oscillatoria acuminata PCC 6304, a single window of DNA contains:
- a CDS encoding S9 family peptidase — protein MTTEKTSQPIAPKCLHVLSCHGDERIDNYFWMHDRNDPQLIAYLQAENHYTDLMMQHTKGLQERLYDEMSDRIEEAELSVPYRQGEFYYYWRTEAGKNYPIFCRKQSSLDNREEVLLDCNELARGHRYFRLDLCEVSPNHQTLAYSIDTDGDENYTLCFLNLVEGDRYAQSIPGVCSFVWKNDSQTCFYTQVDATSRSDKLFRYTVGNPISDRILIYQEFDETFNVFVSKTRSQSYILMEVISLLTSEIYYLENDNMNGKFKLIHPRSVEVRYKLEHHGDRFYILTNEEAINGKLMQTLVDSPSRENWQTLIPEREGVNLEEISAFADRLVIYEREAGVKKVRICQLSTGEEHWIEFPESVYEIKEDKNPEFNTENLRLEYKSLVTPDSIFEYNMSFRELTLKKQTTVPNGYDRTEYVSERIWAIAPDNEAIPISLVYKRGIEKNGKAPLLLVGYGAYGVCEYISFCANRLSLLNRGVVFAIAHVRGGGEMGEKWHKDGKFLHRKNTFTDFIACAEYLIKNKWTSQEKLAIFGESAGGLLIGAVLNMRPDLCKIAIAKTPFVDPLTSILDTTLPMSVADWEEWGNPNNKIYYDYIKSYSPYDNVKQQEYPHLLITTGLNDANVPYWQPVKWTAKLREHKTDDNIVSLKINEGAGHRGASGRYEKLKEVAFEYAFLADKWGLS, from the coding sequence ATGACTACAGAAAAAACATCCCAGCCCATCGCCCCCAAATGTCTTCACGTCCTATCTTGTCATGGTGATGAGCGAATAGATAATTACTTTTGGATGCACGATCGCAACGATCCACAACTCATCGCTTATCTGCAAGCAGAAAATCACTATACGGATTTGATGATGCAGCACACTAAGGGACTGCAAGAACGCCTCTATGATGAAATGAGCGATCGCATTGAAGAAGCTGAGTTGTCCGTACCTTACCGCCAAGGTGAGTTCTATTACTATTGGCGTACTGAAGCGGGAAAAAACTATCCTATTTTTTGTCGCAAGCAAAGCAGCTTAGACAATCGAGAAGAGGTACTTCTTGATTGTAACGAACTGGCTCGAGGTCATCGCTACTTTCGGTTAGATCTGTGTGAAGTCAGTCCTAACCATCAAACCTTAGCCTATTCTATCGATACCGACGGTGATGAAAACTATACTCTTTGTTTTCTGAATCTAGTGGAAGGCGATCGCTACGCCCAGAGCATTCCTGGAGTGTGTTCTTTTGTTTGGAAAAATGACAGTCAAACTTGCTTTTATACCCAGGTGGATGCCACAAGCCGTTCTGATAAACTCTTTCGTTACACTGTAGGAAACCCCATCAGCGATCGCATCTTGATTTATCAGGAATTTGATGAAACTTTTAATGTATTTGTTTCTAAAACTCGCAGTCAATCTTATATTTTAATGGAGGTAATTAGTTTACTTACATCAGAAATATATTATTTAGAAAACGATAATATGAATGGAAAATTTAAACTCATTCATCCTCGTTCTGTAGAGGTTCGGTATAAACTGGAACACCACGGCGATCGATTTTACATATTGACCAATGAAGAAGCCATTAATGGTAAACTCATGCAAACGTTGGTTGACTCTCCATCTCGGGAAAATTGGCAGACCCTTATTCCCGAACGAGAAGGAGTGAATCTCGAAGAAATTAGCGCTTTTGCAGATCGATTGGTTATTTATGAAAGAGAAGCAGGAGTCAAAAAAGTTCGGATTTGCCAGCTTTCTACAGGAGAAGAACACTGGATTGAGTTTCCAGAGTCAGTTTATGAAATTAAAGAAGATAAAAATCCAGAGTTTAATACGGAGAATTTGCGACTTGAGTATAAATCCTTAGTTACTCCAGATTCCATTTTTGAGTATAACATGAGCTTTAGAGAGTTGACTCTCAAAAAACAAACAACAGTTCCCAATGGTTACGATCGAACCGAGTATGTCAGCGAACGAATTTGGGCGATCGCGCCGGACAATGAAGCAATTCCCATCTCCCTGGTTTACAAACGAGGAATAGAAAAGAATGGCAAAGCGCCACTTTTACTTGTGGGTTATGGTGCCTATGGCGTCTGCGAGTATATTTCCTTTTGTGCCAATCGACTTTCACTTCTCAATCGAGGAGTTGTTTTTGCGATCGCTCACGTTCGCGGTGGTGGTGAAATGGGAGAAAAATGGCATAAAGATGGGAAATTTTTACACAGAAAAAATACCTTTACTGACTTTATCGCTTGTGCGGAATACTTGATAAAAAATAAGTGGACATCTCAGGAAAAATTGGCGATTTTCGGTGAGAGTGCAGGTGGATTGTTAATTGGAGCCGTACTCAATATGCGCCCAGATTTGTGTAAAATTGCAATTGCAAAAACGCCTTTTGTGGATCCGCTCACATCTATATTAGATACGACCTTGCCTATGTCAGTAGCTGATTGGGAGGAATGGGGCAATCCGAATAATAAAATTTACTATGATTACATCAAGTCTTACTCGCCTTACGATAACGTGAAGCAGCAGGAGTATCCCCATTTATTGATAACAACGGGTTTGAACGATGCCAACGTCCCGTATTGGCAACCCGTCAAGTGGACGGCTAAGCTGCGCGAACATAAAACCGATGATAATATTGTTTCGCTCAAAATTAATGAAGGGGCAGGACATCGCGGGGCATCTGGACGCTACGAAAAACTCAAAGAAGTGGCATTTGAATATGCATTTCTAGCAGATAAATGGGGACTGAGTTGA
- a CDS encoding DUF4351 domain-containing protein — MAQDLIVNFFLEGIMQESVIYQDILQKGLAKGLQQGLQQGLQQGLNQGKKQEAIAMIQGMLNRRFGSLKLDVQNRLESLTLTQLEELSLALLDFTEVTDLVTWLESR; from the coding sequence TTGGCTCAAGATTTAATTGTTAACTTTTTTCTGGAGGGAATTATGCAGGAATCCGTGATTTACCAAGATATCCTTCAAAAGGGACTAGCCAAGGGTCTCCAACAGGGTCTCCAACAGGGTCTCCAACAGGGTCTCAATCAAGGGAAAAAGCAGGAGGCGATCGCCATGATTCAGGGGATGCTGAACCGCCGTTTTGGTTCCCTGAAACTCGATGTCCAAAACCGCCTGGAATCCCTGACACTAACTCAATTAGAAGAGTTGAGTTTGGCATTATTAGATTTTACAGAAGTCACGGATTTAGTGACTTGGCTGGAGTCTCGTTAG
- a CDS encoding alpha/beta fold hydrolase, with product MTTQQLRLPTAIAKETWIWNGHKVQYAVQGVGRPLLLIHGFGASIGHWRKNIPALAEGGYRVFALDLLGFGGSDKAPLNYTLELWEELITDFWTEHIQEPTVFIGNSIGALLSLMLVANHPEKSAGGVLINCAGGLNHRPEELNPPLRLVMGTFSKLVSSPTVGTFLFNRIRQKHRIRNTLRQVYRNREAITDELVDLLYEPSCDVGAQKVFASILTAPPGTPPSEILPNVTHPLLVLWGEDDPWTPIAGSRIFQQSHPDRTITFKSIPNTGHCPHDERPEVVNPLILDWLKTSLSGNSNP from the coding sequence GTGACCACACAACAGCTTAGACTACCAACTGCGATCGCCAAGGAAACCTGGATTTGGAACGGCCATAAAGTTCAGTATGCCGTCCAAGGGGTCGGTCGTCCCCTCCTCCTGATTCATGGATTCGGGGCCTCCATCGGCCATTGGCGCAAGAACATTCCCGCCCTTGCAGAAGGGGGATATCGCGTGTTTGCCCTAGATTTGCTGGGGTTTGGCGGTTCGGATAAAGCCCCCCTGAATTACACCCTGGAACTGTGGGAAGAACTGATTACGGATTTCTGGACGGAACATATCCAGGAACCGACGGTATTTATCGGCAATTCCATTGGTGCATTGCTGAGTCTGATGCTGGTTGCCAATCACCCCGAAAAGTCAGCAGGGGGGGTGTTAATCAATTGTGCCGGGGGGTTAAATCATCGACCCGAAGAACTGAATCCCCCATTACGGTTGGTGATGGGTACATTTAGCAAATTAGTGAGTTCCCCCACTGTTGGAACCTTCCTATTTAACCGAATTCGCCAGAAACACCGAATTCGCAATACCTTGCGCCAAGTGTATCGCAACCGGGAGGCGATTACCGATGAGTTGGTCGATTTGCTATACGAACCTTCCTGTGATGTGGGGGCGCAAAAAGTGTTTGCCTCAATTTTAACCGCACCTCCAGGAACACCGCCCTCGGAGATTTTACCGAATGTTACTCATCCGTTATTGGTGTTGTGGGGGGAAGATGATCCCTGGACACCGATCGCCGGCAGTCGGATTTTCCAACAGTCTCACCCGGACCGGACCATTACCTTTAAGTCGATTCCCAATACCGGCCACTGTCCCCATGATGAACGTCCAGAGGTGGTGAATCCCCTGATTTTAGACTGGTTAAAAACCAGTTTATCAGGGAACTCCAACCCCTAA
- a CDS encoding pseudouridine synthase produces MSYHYILFYKPYDVLCQFSDRDGKNAGIQRPTLKDYIDIPDIYAVGRLDLDSEGLLLLTNHGAIQHRLCSPKYAHPRTYWVQVERIPDEQALDSLRNGVQIQNYRTRPATVQLLPTEPELPPRDPPVRFRKTVPTAWLEITLTEGKNRQVRRMTASVGFPTLRLVRSRIGNLSLAGLQPGQWRDLTPEEVKSLLKQLRS; encoded by the coding sequence GTGTCTTACCACTATATTCTGTTCTACAAACCCTATGACGTTCTCTGCCAATTTAGCGATCGCGACGGCAAGAATGCAGGCATTCAACGCCCGACTTTAAAAGATTACATTGATATCCCCGACATTTATGCCGTCGGTCGTTTAGATTTAGACAGTGAGGGACTGTTGCTGTTAACCAATCACGGTGCCATCCAACATCGCCTCTGTTCCCCTAAATATGCCCATCCCCGGACCTATTGGGTACAGGTTGAACGCATCCCCGACGAACAGGCCCTCGATTCCCTCCGCAACGGAGTCCAGATTCAGAATTATCGCACCCGACCCGCAACCGTGCAACTCTTACCCACCGAACCCGAACTCCCTCCCCGGGATCCCCCGGTGCGCTTTCGCAAAACCGTCCCCACCGCCTGGTTAGAAATCACCCTCACGGAAGGCAAAAATCGCCAAGTCCGACGCATGACTGCCTCCGTTGGGTTTCCCACCCTCCGCCTGGTGCGATCGCGCATCGGCAACCTCTCCCTAGCGGGGTTACAACCGGGACAATGGCGAGATTTGACTCCCGAGGAGGTTAAATCTCTGTTGAAACAATTGCGATCGTAG
- a CDS encoding DUF4351 domain-containing protein → MAIDNLCKYLATKYPQRFASWILRRIITSPVEVLKTELTLEPVRADSVIFLRTNREILHLEFQIKVPTDRPMLLRMLNYWVRLYWQYGLPVRQVIIWLQPTSNPAVFETEFVSENTRHRYEVIRIWEESPELLLQDPALLPLAVLAATQEPNQLLAQVAQELAKIEETELRQEIAACTQVLAGLRFNKDTIANFFREEIMQESVIYQDILQKGLNQGKKQEAIALIQGMLNRRFGSLEPNVQERLQSLTLTQLEELSLALFDFTEVTDLVTWLQSR, encoded by the coding sequence ATGGCAATAGATAACTTATGTAAATACCTGGCTACAAAATATCCACAACGCTTTGCCTCGTGGATATTGCGAAGAATCATTACCTCACCCGTGGAGGTGTTAAAAACTGAATTAACCCTAGAACCCGTGCGGGCCGATTCCGTGATTTTTTTACGGACAAATCGGGAAATTTTGCATTTAGAATTTCAGATAAAAGTCCCCACGGATAGACCGATGCTGTTGCGGATGTTAAATTATTGGGTGCGGCTATATTGGCAATATGGACTGCCAGTGAGACAGGTGATTATTTGGCTGCAACCCACCAGCAATCCAGCGGTGTTTGAGACAGAATTTGTCAGCGAAAATACCCGACATCGATATGAGGTCATTCGGATTTGGGAGGAATCTCCCGAACTGTTGCTCCAAGACCCAGCATTGCTCCCCTTGGCAGTGTTAGCGGCGACTCAAGAACCGAACCAACTCCTGGCGCAAGTTGCTCAGGAATTGGCTAAAATAGAAGAAACTGAACTGCGCCAAGAAATCGCCGCTTGTACTCAAGTTCTAGCGGGTTTACGGTTTAACAAAGATACGATTGCTAACTTTTTCCGGGAGGAAATTATGCAGGAATCCGTAATTTATCAAGATATCCTTCAAAAGGGACTGAATCAAGGGAAAAAGCAGGAGGCGATCGCCCTAATTCAGGGGATGCTGAACCGCCGTTTCGGTTCCCTGGAACCCAATGTTCAAGAACGTCTTCAATCCCTCACCCTAACTCAATTAGAAGAGTTGAGTTTGGCATTATTCGATTTTACAGAAGTCACTGATTTAGTGACTTGGTTGCAGTCCCGTTAA
- a CDS encoding IS1 family transposase translates to MNSQPIQKSNDFEASQPVCPRCGSHNIRKNGHIHNGKQNHQCKDCGRQFVQNNRKKYISNSIKKWIDKLLLERMPLAGICRVFEVSATWLQKYVNAKYAKVSRELEVSTKTPGKLIIECDELWSYVQNKQNQQWVWLALDLETR, encoded by the coding sequence ATGAATTCTCAACCCATCCAAAAGTCTAATGACTTTGAAGCCTCTCAACCAGTCTGTCCTAGATGTGGCTCCCATAACATCCGAAAAAATGGTCATATTCATAATGGTAAGCAAAATCATCAATGTAAGGACTGTGGCCGCCAGTTTGTTCAAAATAACCGTAAAAAATATATTTCCAACTCGATTAAAAAATGGATTGACAAGCTCTTACTGGAAAGAATGCCTTTGGCTGGTATATGCAGAGTTTTTGAGGTGTCAGCAACTTGGCTTCAGAAATACGTCAATGCCAAGTATGCTAAGGTTTCCAGGGAACTTGAAGTATCAACTAAAACCCCAGGAAAACTAATCATTGAATGTGACGAACTTTGGTCTTATGTTCAAAACAAACAAAACCAACAGTGGGTGTGGCTCGCTTTAGATTTAGAAACCCGATAA
- a CDS encoding serine/threonine protein kinase — MNDFPDFSANGYKIIRELGHNRAGGRVTYLALNQQRQESVAIKQFQFATSGSDWSAYRAVEREIEVLQQLNHPGIPQYLDSFETADGFCMVQEYKDAQSLAVPRSFEADEVKALAIAALNILVYLQTRTPLVIHRDIKPENILVSDRLTLYLVDFGFAKLGSEDVAMSSMVKGTMGFMPPEQLLNRQLSAASDLYGLGATLICLLTGTRSVAIAELVDDDYRIQFKHLMPKVSWRWIEWLETMVQPHPGERFPDAATALAALEPIYVVRTPEVHLSKTHITATASTLGEQITHTLSIKNPVPDTRLRGKWQVAPHPQDPPHRPDAHAWISFSPAHFKNNRLDAKIIIDTRQLRANQTYQRELLLENNGMPNPIRIPLEITTAPIPILTQKLPYSSLGLLFLAAGAGGMLALHSIATPIAIALSGFLGWAGLAKLTGKQGFVVKFLLTSVATTLIAAIAGFTLGMAAGASLIGSWATAGTLAATAVTGVALILAASGITKEFGLQIATALSLLTAASGISCGIALQLGFWTPLLIAAAAITGIPVIGVMVWLPIKRSRLKAQYRRSEEHLIAP; from the coding sequence ATGAATGATTTTCCCGACTTTAGCGCGAACGGCTATAAAATTATCCGAGAACTCGGCCATAATCGCGCCGGGGGTCGGGTGACTTATTTGGCGCTTAATCAGCAGCGACAAGAATCCGTTGCCATTAAACAATTCCAATTTGCCACCAGTGGTTCCGACTGGTCCGCTTATCGGGCGGTGGAACGGGAAATTGAGGTGTTGCAACAGTTAAATCACCCCGGAATTCCTCAATATTTGGATTCGTTTGAGACTGCCGATGGGTTTTGTATGGTCCAGGAGTATAAAGATGCTCAATCCCTGGCGGTCCCGCGCAGTTTTGAGGCAGATGAGGTCAAGGCACTGGCGATCGCAGCTTTAAACATCTTAGTTTATCTGCAAACTCGGACCCCGTTGGTGATTCATCGGGATATTAAACCGGAAAATATCCTGGTAAGCGATCGCCTAACGTTATACCTCGTAGATTTTGGCTTTGCTAAACTCGGTTCGGAAGATGTGGCGATGAGCAGTATGGTCAAAGGGACGATGGGATTTATGCCCCCTGAACAACTGTTGAATCGCCAATTATCTGCGGCGTCGGACCTATACGGATTGGGTGCTACGTTGATTTGTTTACTGACGGGGACTCGTTCAGTGGCGATCGCCGAGTTGGTTGATGACGATTATCGCATCCAATTCAAACATCTCATGCCTAAAGTGAGTTGGCGCTGGATTGAATGGTTAGAAACAATGGTCCAACCCCATCCGGGCGAGCGGTTCCCCGATGCCGCAACGGCCTTGGCCGCATTAGAACCGATTTATGTCGTTCGCACACCGGAAGTTCATCTGAGCAAAACTCACATTACGGCAACCGCCTCAACCCTAGGAGAACAAATTACCCACACCCTCTCGATTAAAAACCCCGTTCCCGACACCCGACTCCGGGGAAAATGGCAGGTTGCCCCCCATCCCCAGGACCCGCCTCATCGTCCCGATGCCCATGCTTGGATTTCTTTTTCTCCTGCTCATTTTAAAAACAATCGGTTGGATGCTAAAATTATTATTGATACCCGTCAATTACGAGCCAATCAAACCTATCAAAGAGAACTTTTATTAGAAAATAATGGGATGCCTAATCCGATTAGGATTCCCCTAGAAATTACCACGGCTCCCATTCCAATTTTAACTCAAAAATTACCCTATAGTTCATTAGGATTGTTATTTTTAGCCGCTGGTGCCGGAGGAATGTTAGCCCTTCATTCGATCGCCACACCGATTGCGATCGCCCTGAGTGGATTTCTAGGGTGGGCGGGGCTTGCTAAACTGACGGGAAAGCAGGGATTTGTGGTAAAATTTCTGCTCACTTCCGTGGCAACGACCCTAATCGCGGCGATCGCCGGATTTACCCTAGGAATGGCTGCCGGGGCCAGTCTAATCGGGTCCTGGGCCACCGCTGGCACCTTAGCCGCCACAGCGGTAACCGGGGTTGCTTTAATCTTAGCAGCCTCGGGGATTACCAAGGAATTTGGACTGCAAATCGCCACTGCGCTCTCCCTGCTAACTGCCGCCTCTGGCATCAGTTGTGGCATTGCTTTACAATTAGGATTTTGGACCCCGTTACTGATTGCTGCGGCGGCGATCACCGGCATTCCTGTGATTGGAGTCATGGTCTGGCTTCCCATCAAGCGATCGCGTCTCAAAGCCCAATATCGCCGTTCTGAGGAGCATTTAATCGCGCCTTAA
- a CDS encoding class II aldolase/adducin family protein: MDERLIKPGLPQPPTFDRLRDERLYRKQRLAAAFRLFAHFGFDEGVAGHITVRDPEFPDQFWVNPFGMYFGHIRVSDLVLVNHQGDILEGDRPINAAGFAIHSQIHQARPDVIAAVHAHSLYGKTWSTLGRLLDPLTQDACAFYGDHALFDDYTGVVLDVSEGERLARTLGNAKAIVLRNHGLLTVGHSVDEASWWFITMDRSCQSQLMAEAAGKPISIAPEIAQLTYAQVGSHYMGWFSFQSLYDMIVRQQPDLLE, translated from the coding sequence ATGGATGAACGCTTAATCAAACCCGGACTCCCCCAACCCCCCACATTTGATCGCCTCAGGGATGAAAGATTATATCGCAAACAACGCTTGGCAGCCGCATTTCGCCTATTCGCTCACTTTGGATTTGATGAAGGCGTAGCGGGTCATATTACAGTCCGGGACCCAGAATTTCCTGACCAATTCTGGGTCAATCCCTTTGGAATGTATTTCGGTCATATTCGCGTCTCGGACCTGGTATTAGTCAACCATCAAGGGGACATTTTAGAAGGCGATCGCCCGATTAATGCCGCTGGATTTGCCATCCATTCCCAAATCCATCAAGCGCGTCCCGATGTTATCGCGGCAGTACACGCTCATTCCCTCTATGGCAAAACCTGGTCCACCCTCGGACGACTCCTTGACCCTCTCACTCAAGATGCCTGTGCCTTCTATGGGGATCATGCTTTATTTGATGACTATACCGGCGTGGTATTAGACGTGAGTGAGGGCGAACGATTAGCGCGCACCTTGGGAAATGCTAAAGCCATTGTACTTCGCAATCATGGATTACTCACCGTGGGTCATTCCGTGGATGAGGCAAGCTGGTGGTTTATTACAATGGATCGGTCCTGTCAAAGTCAACTGATGGCAGAAGCAGCAGGAAAACCGATTTCTATTGCGCCAGAAATTGCTCAATTGACTTATGCTCAGGTGGGAAGTCATTACATGGGGTGGTTTAGCTTTCAGTCACTTTATGACATGATTGTTCGTCAGCAGCCAGATTTATTGGAATGA
- a CDS encoding putative 2-dehydropantoate 2-reductase — MDTALQSQRNRSYAIIGTGAIGGFYGAKLQQAGFEVHFLLHSDYQFVRQRGLRVDSVWGDFTLDSLNVYNDVHQMPPCDVVIVALKTTRNSLLTTLLPPVLKESGAVLMLQNGLGNEEAIAPIVGPAHILGGLCFICSNKVGDGHIHHLDYGTITLGEYAPDYQPLGITATLQDIAGDFEAAGIPIQFAEDLLLARWKKLIWNIPYNGLSVVLNARTDEIMKNEYTRLLSEQLMQEVGAVAAAYNRKIPESFIQKMLDHTAKMKPYITSMKLDYDHHRTLEIESIIGNPLQAAIAKQIPVPKIAMLYAQLNFINSQIQAK, encoded by the coding sequence ATGGATACAGCATTGCAGTCTCAGAGGAATCGGAGTTATGCCATTATTGGCACCGGGGCGATTGGCGGGTTTTATGGCGCGAAACTCCAACAGGCGGGGTTTGAGGTGCATTTTTTGCTGCATAGCGATTATCAGTTTGTGCGGCAGCGCGGATTAAGAGTGGATTCGGTTTGGGGGGACTTTACCCTCGACTCCCTGAATGTTTATAACGATGTCCACCAAATGCCGCCTTGTGATGTGGTCATTGTTGCTCTAAAAACCACCCGCAATTCTTTATTGACAACTCTGCTGCCGCCGGTTTTGAAAGAATCAGGGGCAGTTTTAATGTTACAAAATGGTCTGGGTAACGAAGAGGCGATCGCACCGATTGTTGGTCCGGCTCATATTCTGGGCGGATTATGCTTTATTTGCTCTAATAAAGTTGGAGACGGCCATATTCACCACCTCGATTATGGCACGATTACCCTAGGGGAATATGCACCGGATTATCAACCCTTGGGAATCACCGCTACTCTCCAAGACATTGCCGGAGATTTTGAAGCAGCCGGAATTCCTATCCAATTTGCCGAAGATTTACTCCTCGCCCGGTGGAAAAAATTGATTTGGAATATTCCTTATAATGGCTTGTCCGTGGTGCTGAATGCTCGAACTGATGAAATCATGAAAAATGAATATACGCGCCTTTTATCCGAACAGTTAATGCAGGAAGTTGGGGCGGTTGCTGCTGCATATAATCGGAAAATTCCCGAAAGTTTTATTCAAAAAATGCTGGACCATACGGCCAAAATGAAGCCCTATATTACCAGCATGAAATTGGATTATGACCACCACCGAACCCTAGAAATAGAATCCATCATTGGCAATCCTCTGCAAGCGGCGATCGCCAAACAAATCCCCGTCCCCAAAATAGCCATGCTTTATGCTCAATTAAACTTTATAAATAGTCAAATCCAAGCCAAATAG
- a CDS encoding Dyp-type peroxidase, whose protein sequence is MLVKDPLGEGEYSFGSYCVYRKLEQDVSGFKAAEKALFQTLKLSKKEEERAGALVVGRFRDGTPITQFPTEQNVDPVPNNFNYDEDLPGVKCPFHAHIRKVNPRGDKNDRHQTIEEQRQHRIVRRAISYGELPNARNHSLCVRSRFNNQLAHLQEMTRYPGEDEKVGLLFLCFQSDLFNQFMFMQKNWSNNYHFATYTTGFDALVGQGNPKKARQKWPNQWGENEVTEFDFYHFVTMQGGEYFFAPSISFLKTIASNFRE, encoded by the coding sequence GTGTTAGTTAAAGACCCCTTGGGAGAGGGAGAGTATAGTTTTGGTAGCTATTGTGTTTACCGCAAACTTGAACAAGATGTATCCGGATTTAAGGCCGCCGAAAAAGCTCTTTTTCAAACCTTGAAGTTATCAAAAAAAGAGGAAGAAAGAGCGGGAGCATTAGTGGTAGGTCGTTTCCGAGATGGAACGCCAATCACCCAGTTTCCTACAGAACAAAATGTTGATCCAGTCCCTAATAATTTCAACTATGATGAGGATTTGCCGGGGGTAAAATGTCCATTTCATGCCCACATTCGTAAAGTGAATCCTCGGGGAGACAAAAATGACCGACATCAAACCATTGAGGAACAACGCCAACATCGCATCGTGCGTCGTGCTATCAGCTATGGCGAACTTCCCAATGCCCGAAATCACTCCTTATGCGTGCGATCGCGCTTTAACAATCAATTGGCTCATTTACAAGAAATGACGCGATATCCAGGGGAAGATGAAAAGGTGGGACTGCTATTTTTATGCTTTCAGAGTGACCTATTTAACCAGTTTATGTTCATGCAAAAGAACTGGTCAAACAATTATCATTTTGCAACCTACACCACGGGGTTTGATGCCCTAGTTGGACAGGGAAACCCCAAAAAAGCACGACAGAAATGGCCGAATCAGTGGGGGGAAAATGAGGTCACTGAATTTGATTTTTATCACTTTGTCACCATGCAGGGAGGTGAATACTTTTTCGCCCCTAGCATTAGTTTTTTGAAAACAATTGCCTCCAATTTCAGGGAATAA
- a CDS encoding transposase yields MGSVIYQKRAWPVYWTFIDHTGASNLARQKAILTPIIRLLNGYKIIVVGDREFHSVELAHWLQSKKVYFALRQKCNTYIKQSRKKGEDFESLSNLGLQPGMKLYLPSVQFTKKKGFGRYALAVYWK; encoded by the coding sequence ATGGGTTCCGTGATTTATCAAAAACGAGCTTGGCCAGTTTATTGGACATTTATTGACCATACAGGAGCCAGCAATCTCGCCCGTCAAAAAGCCATTCTTACTCCGATTATTCGGTTATTAAACGGTTATAAAATTATCGTCGTTGGAGATCGTGAATTTCATAGCGTTGAGCTGGCTCATTGGCTCCAGTCAAAGAAAGTTTATTTTGCCCTCCGTCAAAAATGCAACACTTACATTAAACAAAGTCGGAAAAAAGGCGAGGATTTTGAGAGCTTAAGTAATTTAGGGCTTCAACCGGGTATGAAACTCTATTTGCCCTCAGTTCAATTTACTAAAAAGAAAGGATTTGGCCGCTATGCTTTGGCCGTTTACTGGAAATGA
- a CDS encoding DUF4351 domain-containing protein, whose amino-acid sequence MAIDNLCKYLATKYPQRFAAWILRRIITSPVEVLKTELTLEPVRADSVIFLRTNREILHLEFQIKVPTDRPMPLRMLNYWVRLYWQYGLPVRQVIIWLQPTSNPAVFETEFVSENTRHRYEVIRIWEESPELLLQDPALLPLAVLAATQEPNQLLAQVAQELAKIEETELRQEIAACTQVLAGLRFNKDTIANFFREEIMQESVIYQDILQKGLNQGKKQEAIAMIMRPITRRFGSLAPDIRERIDALTTAQLEDLNEVLFDFTEVTDLVTWLQSR is encoded by the coding sequence ATGGCGATTGACAACTTATGTAAATACCTGGCCACGAAATATCCACAACGCTTTGCCGCGTGGATATTGCGAAGAATCATTACCTCACCCGTGGAGGTGTTAAAAACTGAATTAACCCTAGAACCCGTGCGGGCCGATTCAGTGATTTTTTTACGGACAAACCGGGAAATTTTGCATTTAGAATTTCAGATAAAAGTCCCCACGGATAGACCGATGCCGTTGCGGATGTTAAATTATTGGGTGCGGCTATATTGGCAATATGGACTGCCAGTGAGACAGGTGATTATTTGGCTGCAACCCACCAGCAATCCAGCGGTGTTTGAGACAGAATTTGTCAGCGAAAATACCCGACATCGATATGAGGTCATTCGGATTTGGGAGGAATCTCCCGAACTGTTGCTCCAAGACCCAGCATTGCTCCCCTTGGCAGTGTTAGCGGCGACTCAAGAACCGAACCAACTCCTGGCGCAAGTTGCTCAGGAATTGGCTAAAATAGAAGAAACTGAACTGCGCCAAGAAATCGCCGCCTGTACTCAAGTTCTAGCGGGTTTACGGTTTAACAAAGATACGATTGCTAACTTTTTCCGGGAGGAAATTATGCAGGAATCCGTAATTTATCAAGATATCCTTCAAAAGGGACTGAATCAAGGGAAAAAGCAGGAGGCGATCGCCATGATTATGCGTCCGATTACCCGACGGTTTGGTTCCCTAGCACCCGATATCCGAGAACGCATTGATGCACTCACAACGGCTCAATTGGAAGACTTGAATGAGGTCTTATTCGATTTTACAGAAGTCACGGATTTAGTGACTTGGTTGCAGTCCCGTTAA